In the Prionailurus viverrinus isolate Anna chromosome A3, UM_Priviv_1.0, whole genome shotgun sequence genome, TTGGATTTCTTCCACAAAGAAATGATTTTTCTACCTGTTTTCTTGCTGGTTGCAGCTACTTCACGCATCATAAACAAAACCATGCTTTGTGTCAAAACCATCACTTTTCTTTAGCTATTTGTTCAAGGGCTATGTGAGCCCTAAACTGTAATCGAGCTTCCATGGAATAGTCTTTGTAGTTTTTTATGTTGTCTAGGTTTTTTGTTGCACTGTCATAATCTCCTTTTAGATAGTAGAGAATTCCTAGTTCGTAGTAAGTATATGGCACCAAATAGTGGTCATATTTTAACAATTTCTCCTTCTGAAGGACACGATTAAAGTAACACTCAGCCATTGAATATCTGCCCAAATGTTTCAGGCACAGACCTTTCAGCAAATTTAACAGACTTATGTCATCTGTGCCATACTCGGTATTTGGATTTTTTCGTAAGAGGTCTTCTCCTTTATCAATTATCGACAGCCAGCTTGAAATAAGGTCTAGTTTTTTGCTCATGACTCGGAAACCACTCCAGGCGTAAATGAACTCCAGAATGGGCTGTGCTGTAAACCAGCCTGTGGTGGTGCCGTAGCGCTGCCCCTTCTCAGCGATGAACTTTTCTATTGGCACAGAAGTTCCCAAAATTTTGATTCTCAGCCTATCCACTTTCAAGAAGAGAGAGCTTATGTCCTCACTCACTGAtttcacagaatctgaagggagCAAGGAGAGTAGCATAGCTTTACTGTACATGTATATTGCCTTAGACCACCTGCTGTTACGAGACAGTAGATCAGCGTAGTGgtgagcctgcttccaattccgcAGAAAGATGTGGCACCACATGAGCTCCCAGTAACAGAGGTGATGAACCTGCTTCCattcattttgaataaaaatgcaCTCCTCTAATATTAACCGGgcattttcaaaatttcctttcaGCATACTAAAACGTGCCTGAAAAAATTTAAGTATGACACAGTTTGGAAATTTCTGGAGGTAGATCAGGAAGAGATCCTCTACAGCAGAACTGTGACCCTTTTCAGCACCAATAGCTACATAGATGTACGTGTAATAAAAGACTAGAGTCAAAACACTTAAGATATTATTTATATGGGATTTGGATGCACTCTCGTGAAGCAGAGTCAAGCCTACCTCTCTATCACCAAAATATCCAACAATATTGAGTAGTTTAAGTGTCTTTGGTGGCACAAGTGATAATAGCAGATTGAATGCTCCAAGTCCAAATTTTACTCCTTCAACCAGGTGTCTGTAGGTTTTGCTGTGGTTGTTAGGCATCTGTGTTAATACCTGTTGGCAGTCTTTGTATATTTGGTAACTTAACCCGATGTTGATTGCACATTTAAGAAAACCAAGCATACTGTCATCCTGTATAAATGTGACAGTGGATTTCAGAATCAAACACTCCGCGTAGCAGACTTCAGCATGCAGTTCCTCCTCTTTGATAGTCTTTATTCCCTGTTTACTCACGAGATGAGAAAAATTCATCATCCTAGACTTTCTTCGGAAATTGTTACAGGTTTTCAAAGCTTCCTTTGCAGTAGCCATTCCGGTCTGTATATCCTGTGGATCAAAAGTCAAAACGGCCTTGACAACCATAAGGATATTATAGATTAGAGCATGGTATATGCTGGTTTTCGACCATGGATGAATGAGACTTATGGCATCTGAGAATctgttatttagaaataaatacaatcCAGTTGTGCACTCTTCCAGGGAAGATTTTAGGTTCATGGTTGTGGCCACAGGGATCATTTCATAGGCATCTTCAAACTTTTCCTCGTCACCTTCTGTCTTACTCAGGACACATGATGTCAAGTCATTCcctttatcattttctcttttacttacaGTAACGGACATCTTTGCTTCCCTACTTTGAGACGGGAAATATTTGAAGGGGAGCGATGTGGCTGCAGTGAGGGTAGCTCCTGCTCTCCCGACTGGGCTCACTTCTTCCACGGGCCGAAGTGTCACTGCTACAACCGAGGCAGACAAACTAATAGTGTGGGTGTAGCATTAGGATATTCTCATCTATGCCagacaaaggggggggggggtgaagatAATTTATTTACCTAGAAGAAGTACTTCTGAAAAGTTCAAATCATTTGTAATATATAGAAAACATGTGAAGCAAATCATTTGCAAACAAAAAGAGTTCTTGTGTCGATAATACacattttcagaaatgttaacGGAGGAAGGCTCCTTCCctttaaaagaaacatgtttgACTATAGCTGACACACtccctattttttccccctcagttttattgaggtataactgacaaaacTGGAAGATAATGAAAGCATGTAACATGATGGTTTGGGggaaatgagaacatttttctactctcagcaaatttcacttatataaaacaGTGTTACCGACTTAGTCACCATGTTAtatattagatcctcagaccttattcatcttataactgaaattttgtattttttttcactaaCCTCTCCCTATTTCACCTACCCTTCCCCCCCAAACTCCTTGTTCTTGATGTTCTCATAAGGGGACTTTTCTGCTAGAGGAATACTCTGGGCTGACTTCTGACTGGGAACAGATAAAAGAACCCGGACCAGTGTTGCGCTATGCCTTCTGAATTCCTCCTTCTGGAATTGGCCTGTTCAAAGTCTGAAACCAAAAACCAGGAAGCCTGTCTTTTCTGCTCTCCAGCTGCGCCTGGGACCAGGTGGGCAAATCTGTTTAATTAGGGGGTAAAGCATCAGCGAGCCCACTTGGCAGCCCATCACGTCTGAAATCACAGTAACGATCAACTTAATCAAAAAGGTCATGTTTTGGTGTCCTTCTGCCTGACTCCTGCATCTGGATCCCATTGGTTCTGAACTCAGGCAGGAAAAGGGATGTTATTTATTGGTCCCTAACAGGccatctcttcctcctccaacTCTTGTATTCCCTCTCTAGATGGTTGATACTATCATCCacattaatctctctctctctctttttttaccccCTCCAAAACCCTGTCAGATCTACTTACTGAATGCAGTACCTTTCATCTTCCAAATCACCCTGGACATTCTTTAACAAGGCTTGTTACTAGCATGGTCAAATGCACAGACTGTGAAGTTAGACTGCTTAGGTTTGAATCCTGATTCTGCCATTTGCTTGGCCTcactgtgcctctgtttcctcacgtGCAAATAGGGAATAATAGTACTTCTACCAAAGAGTGGTTGGCAGGATTaagtaatttaatatatttaaagtggtCAGGACAGTACCTGGCATACATAGGAAATACTCAATACTCAGTATTATTCTATACACTGCCCCCCAACCCCATAGTCTGGCACGTAGCAGGTGcttgccaaattattttttattttgtttttcaaactgttttaAATGAGGTGTGGGATGTAGACTGCTGTGTGTGGGAGTCCCACAGCTTTTGGTGATAGAGGTGGAGTCATCCTCCTATCACTCTTTTGCCTAAAATGTTCTACCTGAAATGTCTTTACCTGTCTGcttgtctactttttaaaaaatgtatcctttatttttttaagttttatttatcttgagagagagagagagagagagagagagagagggagagagagagcaaaccccagagcacacacatgcatgcaggggagacacagagaagtagGGAGAGAATCCCTGCACcttcagtgcaaagcccgatgtggggctcgatggtgggccccacatggggctctaatctcaccaagtgtgagatcatgacctgagccagaattaaGACTGAGCCAGTGGCACCTCTGcttgtctactttaaaaaaaatttttttaatgtttatttatttttgagacagacagagcatgagtgggggaagggcaaagagagagggacacacagaatatgaagcaggctccaggctccgagctgtcatcacagagcccaatgcagggctcgaactcacaaactgtgagatcatgacttgagccaaagttggatgcttagccaactaagtcccccaggcaccccatctgctTGTCTACTTTTAAAAGGatcaatctaggggcgcctgggtggcgcagtcggttaagcgtccgacttcagccaggtcacaatctcccggtccgggagttcgagccccgcgtcaggctctgggctgatggctcagagcctggagcctgtttccgattctgtgtctccctctctctctgcccctcccccgttcatgctctgtctctctctgtcccaaaaataaataaacgttgaaaaaaaaatttaaaaggatcaatctagtggggcgcctggctggctcagttggtagatcatgcaactcttgatctcagggttgtaaacttgagccctgcattgggtgtagagataacttaaaaataaaatcttaaaaaataataaaaaatggatcAATCTAGTGAGAATGGATTAGGGAACAGTAATACTAAGCCAGGAAGATCAGTCAAGTAGGGGGCTTGAGTGGGAGAGGCTGAAGGTACAGAAAGGAACAattcaatgaaaagaaagcagaggggGATGCACAGAGCACAAGTGCAGGAAGGAGTAGCCTTGGATAAGATGAGAATAACCTCTTGCACTAAATACAAGAGACTTCCTTTCTGTCATTCATTCAATACAGACTGAATTGAGCTCCTTCTATAATACCAAGCACTGTTCTtagtgctggggatacagcagtgaacaaaacaaagacctgGCTCCCatggaaaacaataaacaaaggaataaataacATGTCAGCAGTTGATTTTTGCTGTAAAGAAGAGTAAACCAGATTAAGACAGAATGAGGAATTTAGAGAGTGATGGGGTGTGAGGTACTTGGTATTTTATGTAGggcagtcagggaaggcctccccGATAACGTCACATTTGAGCAGAGATGTAGATGATGTGAAAGTCTCTTGATCTCTTCTTTCAGTCTAAGATAAGTGAACATTCTATGTGTTCCCATGATGTCTTGTGCTTACCTCTATCCTAGCACttgctatatattatatatatataatttttttttaaatatgtcttcttTTTGCATCATGTATATCTATCTTCATCACCAAGTACAATGATTGGCACTCAATCATTAAActaaattagcattaaaaaaattttttttaatgtttatttatttttgatatacagagtgcaagtgggggaaggacagagagtgagggagtcacagaatctgaagcaggctccaggctctgagctgtcagcacagagcctgatgtggggctcgaattcacaaactgtgagatcacgacttgggccaaagtcagacacttaaccgactgagccacccaggcgccccaaaattagcATTTGTTGAATGGCTAGGACAGTTTTCAATTTACATACACTAAGACAAATCTAAAACGAAGTAACCATGTAACTGTTAAAACTATGAGACTCAGAAACATGTAACAGTGAATACTACAAAGAATTgatgtcctggggcgcctgggtggctcagtgggttgagtgtcttcAGCTGagtgacttcagttcaggtcatgaccttgtggtccacgggttcgagcccagcgttgggctctgtgctgacagctcagagcctggagcctgcttcagattctgtgcgtgtctctctctctggccctccctcacttgtgctctctctctctcaaaaataaataaacattaaaaaaaaaaaaaaaaaagaggggcgcctgggtggttcagtcggttaagcgtccgacttcggcttgggtcatgatctcgcggtccgtgagttcgagccctgcgtcgggctctgtgctgacagctcagagcctggagcctgtttcagattctgtgtctccctctctctgatcctccccagttcatgctctatctctctctgtctcaaaaataaataaacgttaaaaaaaaaaaaaaaaaaaaaagaattgatatcCTTAATATAGTAAGAGTTCCTAAAACTCAACTAAGAAAAAGCACCCCATcagaaaaatcagcaaagggTATAAATGAATTGCCAATTAGCATAATGTTGAATCtcattgtaaataataaaatacaaattaaaaaattatatacccatcttaaaaatgaaatttggcagattaaaaaaattcatccaGTGTTAATGAAGGTGCAGAGAACCAAGTACTTTTGTGGACTTCTTGGTGGGTATATAAATGCTACAACCATTTTGGAGAGCTATTTGGcaacatgttttaaaagctttaatatttttttatacttcttttttaaatgtttatttatttattttgaggggaagaggagcagagagagggagagagaatcccaagcaggtcagtgctgtcagtgcagagcccaacatgggactcaaacccatgaactgtgagatcgtaacctatGCCAAaatccagtcagatgcttaatcgactgagctacccaggcccccctttTTATACTCTTTGACCCAACAATTTCACTTATGGAATTATCCTAAAGAAATTATCAGGGATGtacataaatatctataaaagtTATATACActtcaacattatttataatacaaaaagtgaaaataatctaaatttctTACAAGAGAGGATATTGATGAAATGGAATACTGTGCCAATACTATAATGTTGTGGAGTATTTAATGACTTGGCAAATTGTTTATGGTGTAATGCACTATATTGGTTGGGGTTCTCCGGAGAAACATAACCAATAccagatatatataaaattatatataaaacaaggaACTGGCTCatacaattctggaggctgagaagtcccaagatttGTAAAAGGCAAACTGAAGCCCAGGAGCCAATGGTATAAATCCTAATCTGAAAGCTGGCAGGCTCAAAATCCAAGGAGAGCTAATTTTTCAGTTAGAGtcataaaacaggaaaagactGATGTCCTGGCTCAGGCAGTCACATAGGAGAAATTCCTTCTTGCTCAGCCTTTTGTTCCATTCAGGCCTTCAATtgattggatgagacccacccacattaggggaggcaatctgctttactcagtctactgattcaaatgttaatctcatccaaacaccctcacagacacgcCCAGAATAGTGTCTGACCAAATTCTGGGCATCTGTGTGGACCAGTCATgttgacacataaagttaaccatAACATGTACTATTTGCAaaactatgtaattttttttcaaagaggtgATATATGCATAGGTAAAAACTGAAACTATAAATTCCAGATTATTAATAATGGTGATATCAGAGTGGTGGCATTATGGATAACATTTATATTCTTTACTTAccaacattcaataaatattgagtacctactatatgatAAAGACTATGCTAGGAACTAGCATACAGTAGTTAATGAGGTAGATTTGGGCCCTGCCCTCACACAATTCATAGCCTGGTATTTGtgctttttcctattttatataatttctacaATCAACATATTACTTATAATCGGGGAAAAAAGCTTGTAATAGTTTTGCAGGCTTTATCTCATGTAATTCTCACAACGGTATGAGGTGGGTATTactgtcatttctcttttatgcatgaggaaactgagtccaagTGAAGTTAAGTGGCCTGCCCCAAATCATAGTTGGTAAGTGTAGGAAcaggattcaaacctaggtaGTGGGACTGCAGACCTCACAGTCATTGTCAACAGTACAGCATGAGCtaacttctgtttttcaaaagattggattttttttcattctgcttttctgtattttccattttctacaacataagtaaattatttttataatttaagaaagtttttacattttcaatttaatatCATATGGATAATATTTTTgtggtttgtggggtttttttgttttttgtttttaagtaggctccatggccaatgtgggccttgaactcatgactccaagattgaatcacatgttctactgactgagccagccaggtacccttaCATGGATAATAATCTTATCCATGTGATCCAATGGAATAATTGAACTAAATACAGAATATACAACCTGCTGtccaaaataattcaaaaatttgAATGGTATTATGATTATTAGCTTTGAATCATTTTTCAAAGTATCCTTGAACGTATATTATGAATGAATACAAATGAGACAATGAATGTATAAAGcatttatgtgatttttctggAACCAAGTAGTAAATTGCAGAGACAGGATTCAATTTCAAATGTTTTGAATCCCAGGTCATTGCTCTTTTCATTAACTCAGGCTGTATTCATGAAAGAGGTagctggatgaccttgggcaaatcacttaattttCCTGATTCTAGGAAGTGATACATTTAAGTTACGTTTTTAAAGTATGAGtaggtggggcccctgggtggctcagttggttgggccaatgacttcggctcaggtcacgatcttgcagtttatgagttcgagccctgcatcgtgctctgtgctgacagctcggagcctggagcctacttcagattctatgtctccccctctctctacccctaccctgctcacactttgtgtctgtctttcaataataaataaatgtttaaaaaaatttttttaataaacaaactaCGAGTAGGACTTTCATAGGTAGGATTGTTTGTAGGAACAATCAaggaatattaatatatatatatatttttaagtttattcattcttgagagacagagcatgagtgggagaggggcagagagagagagagacagaatccgaagcaggctccaggctctgagctgtcagcagagagcccaatgtggggctcaaaccatgaaccgtgagatcatgacctgagcccaagtcggatgcttaatggactgagccacccttgaGGCACCCCTCAAGGAATATTAATATTAAAGGATAAGAATAGCATAAGGAAAGCGGCAGAGGTTTGTCCCAAAATGAgcagtttgtgttttatttgtaaagtgaaaaaaaaaagagttaataaatataaatacttagtatagtgcctggcacatagtaaatgcttaatgAATACTAACGTTTAGTAAGATATTTGGGGGCTAGAGCTCTCTTTTGATATGAGAGAAAAATGATGCCCAGAAAGTTTGTGACAGATCTAGGATAACATGATTAgttaataataaagatgagaacgTATGTTGTCGGACTTCCCAATTCAACACTTTTGCCACTTCACCATATTTATGCTGGAATATGGCTGTAAACTCAGGCTGAGAAGTGATCACGGACTGTGGGGAATTATACTCTACACCAATGATTTGCAAATTGCTGGAGACTGTTTTTCCAAAGGAAGAACACGCAGGCTAACATATTCAGTACTATATCAAAATTATACACTAATTGGGGTGTccagttggctcagttggtagagcacgcaactcttgatctcagggtccctgagtttaagccccacattgggcgtgaagtctagttaaaattaaaaatgaataaataaataaataaataaataaataaaacttctataCTAATTATAAGTGTTATATCTGAATTAGTGAAAAGTTAAAggatattttgaaagaatgaaattctatatattctaaagtttgtgtgtgtgtgtatgtgtgtgtgtgtgtgtgtaggctaTAAATGTGCTTtattaaagaaaggaaacaacatATTGCCAAACTGACCCTCAGATATATTGTATTACTTCACATTCTGATGTGTATAACTGCCAATTTCACTGCACTCCTGACAAAAATAgcatgttgttttaatttgcatttaggatagatgtttttcttcttctttgtggtttttttcttgtttttttcttttaatttattttttattgagtgaagtcatttttttttaaagtaagctctatgcccaacatgaggcttgaattcaagaccctgagatcaagagtcacatgctctacttactgagccagccaagtgccctgtCATTCTTTGTTCTTAACTAGCAATTCCAGACTCTTGGACTTTGAGAACTAGGTAGATCTGAGAAATACTGGGGGATGGAGGGCACAAACATTTTTCTATCGAGAAAACATgagaggcatctgggtgactcactgggttaagcatctgactcttggtttcagctcaggtcatgatctcatggtttgtgagttcaagccctgtgctgggctctatgctgacagcgcagagcctgcttgggatattctctctctctctctctctctccttctctctctgcccctcccctgctcacatatactctctctcaaaataaattaataaacttaaagaaagagagaaaacatgagaggGGGGcccggctggttcagtcagagaagcatgtgactcttgattttggggcttgagttcaagctccacgttgggcatagagattacaataaacacataaacaaacaaataaaattaaaaaagaagacatgagatttaaaaaaattacttagcatcctttcattaaaaaaaaaatgcggaggctcctgggtggctcagtcggttaagcggccgacttcggctcaggtcatgatctcgcggtccgtgggttcgagccctgcgtcgggctctgtgctgacagctcagagcctgaagcctgtttcagattctgtgtctccctctctctgaccctcccccgttcatgctctgtctctgtctcaaaaataaacgttaaaaaatttttttaaaaaatgctaagagggggcgcctgggtggcgcagtcagttaagcgtctgacttcagccaggtcacgatctcgcggtccgtgagttcgagccccgcgtcaggctctgggctgatggctcagagtctggagcctgtttccgattctgtgtctccctctctctctgcccctcccctgttcatgctctgtctctctctgtcccaaaaataaataaatgttaaaaaaaaaaaaatgcgaaGAGGAACATTTAAAAGAGTAAGAAAGACATAGTCACTGAATAAAAGATGGCTTTTTCAGGAAAGAGTGGTTGGcaatatttccaatttttctggAATTGGGAGATATTTTTATCAAAGTTCTGACAGTCCTTGTGGGAAGATTTGGGAACCACTGCATTCGCCATGCTACAATTCTTGGTCTTagtctcatttgaaaaatgaagtgGTTAGACTAATGATTTAATACAATTcctcctgtttctctgtgttcCAAACCATTTCTTTCATATGCAGTCTAAACTCGTCTATTTGAGTTGCAGTGTATGTACCCATTTGTCACTGGCTTGAGAATAGGTTTTCtacttgcctttttaaaaaaaggtgtacTTAATCTTATAGAAATTAGCTGCAAAGACTAAACTTTGTAATAAAAAGCAACAATCTCCCCATTGCTCATGAATACGTTATCTCCCCATTCCACAGACAAATGCTCTTGCGTAGAACCTTTAAGAAGGTTTCAGCATTTGATTTTCGGATTCCTGTAGATATACTTTTCATGAAGAAAATTTCTTCTTCTGAGTTGTTGCTTCTTATATGCGTCAGATTGTTTTTGTCTCTGTGGACAGGGTCAAAGTAGAAAAGTGACAATTCCACTTAGAGGTCGGTAAGTGAAGAGACAAAGATGTCTTCGGAGTGGCTACGTAAGGCTGGTCACCATATTTCAGGGTCTTCTCCCCAGCTTTGCCCAAATAAAACTTCAGTTTTGCCAATGCACCCAAGTCATATCAAACTTTGAGCAACTGACAAAGGTTAATCAAACCAccgctcctctctctcctcctcccccttctcctcctaacatttcttgagcactcaATATGTGCTAGACAGTGGGCAATGTTATTTGCCTGATTTACCTTGTCTACGTCTAACAACTCTCTGAGATGGGCCACTACTATCAAagcctattttgcagatgaggaggcTGAAGTGGGCGGAGATTAGCTACTTACTCAAGGCTAGGCAGCTAACCAATAGTGGAGCCCGGCTTCAAACCCAACTCTGGCACACTCCACGGAGCTCCTCCTCTTCATCACTACACCCACCGCCTGTCTTAAGGAAAAGATTCGtgaacaaaaatcatttttattgttttacagtAGAGAATATTCATTTCCAGGGACTAGAAGGTCAGTATCCAAATATTAAATAAGGGAAGTCAATGGTCTTGAGCATCTTTAAATACAACTGGGAGCTGGCTGATAACACAGGTTCTCTCCTATCTGTGCTGAATGAATTGCTCGACTCTGTCCACACTAGTCTAGCTCTTCCTAGTTAAGACAACAAGCTGACCATTAATTAGTTTCATTAATCCTTCTTTAGAGAAGGAGCAACTTAATTGACACAACTGGTTAGGGTTGGATGGTTTTATAGTTTCACACTTTTTAATACAATCAGGCATTCCTCAGAAAGCCTCATTTTTCCTAGATTGTTTTATACTCCTAAACTACGCATTTAGGTATTATTTGTATCAGGGGAGCACTCTTGCATCACATTTTTGCTCTTCATTCCTTGAAGTTGATCAAGGCACTAGCGTTCTTTAACTGTTGCTCTCCCTACCCCATCTCCATATTTCAGTACTGACTGTAGTTCAGTACTTAGCTAATGAAAAGTTAATTTCTTTATACAATATGAAAGAATTATAAACATGCCTCTGAGGAGTTTTCCTTCCTAGAATTTCGTAAGAGCATCCTAGACAGAACTGAAGATTatgaaatgttgaaaaaagaaaagaaagttgtacTTGAATACAGATCTTTGGACTGACCCACAGTACATAAATTTACAGCACATCCatgaatacatattaaaagaCTAGTGTTTGTAAGTACAGactatttctttatattaaaaatagtacATGTACAAAAGGTctaaacttgtttttgttttaaggtttcCACATGCAAGCTAAAATA is a window encoding:
- the LOC125162407 gene encoding tetratricopeptide repeat protein 39B-like; this encodes MSVTVSKRENDKGNDLTSCVLSKTEGDEEKFEDAYEMIPVATTMNLKSSLEECTTGLYLFLNNRFSDAISLIHPWSKTSIYHALIYNILMVVKAVLTFDPQDIQTGMATAKEALKTCNNFRRKSRMMNFSHLVSKQGIKTIKEEELHAEVCYAECLILKSTVTFIQDDSMLGFLKCAINIGLSYQIYKDCQQVLTQMPNNHSKTYRHLVEGVKFGLGAFNLLLSLVPPKTLKLLNIVGYFGDREVGLTLLHESASKSHINNILSVLTLVFYYTYIYVAIGAEKGHSSAVEDLFLIYLQKFPNCVILKFFQARFSMLKGNFENARLILEECIFIQNEWKQVHHLCYWELMWCHIFLRNWKQAHHYADLLSRNSRWSKAIYMYSKAMLLSLLPSDSVKSVSEDISSLFLKVDRLRIKILGTSVPIEKFIAEKGQRYGTTTGWFTAQPILEFIYAWSGFRVMSKKLDLISSWLSIIDKGEDLLRKNPNTEYGTDDISLLNLLKGLCLKHLGRYSMAECYFNRVLQKEKLLKYDHYLVPYTYYELGILYYLKGDYDSATKNLDNIKNYKDYSMEARLQFRAHIALEQIAKEK